From the genome of Papaver somniferum cultivar HN1 unplaced genomic scaffold, ASM357369v1 unplaced-scaffold_10, whole genome shotgun sequence:
ctgagagagatcatcaGGATCCTATAATCTTTTTTTGCTGATTTGTCTCCTTCTTTTGCTGTCTGAGTTTCCTCTACCTCTTCCTAGTCTCTCAGTCTTAATTAACCTAGGACGTGCGGCAGAATGATATGTTTTGCATGCAACCTAGTTCtgtcttgatttgtcaaaattaattgtggCTTTCTATCCCTTCCCTGgtggtcttttcaaaaaaaaaaaaaaaaaacacaaaaccaagCTTATGCGGGTCCCATGACTACTCTTGAAGTCGGATCCGGGTCGGACTCTCCAGACCCGGTACCAAATACTGATTCCCCATCTTTTATGATAATAATATCTCTATTGCAAGAAGACTATCTTTCTCTTCGCCTTTTTGGGGGGATTCTcttgaatccctaatttcaccttCTGTTCTAGTGAGTCCTGAAAGATTCTTATCTAGGAACACCTCTATTTatagataaaaccaaaataaaactgtTTGAAAGCATAGTAGAAAAAATGGAACACAGAGAAACTCTGCTTTTAGAGATAAAATCccttcctctagctcttggatgtGGAAATGTATCTACAAAGGAATAATTTTAGTTGAACAAAACATTATTTAGGAAATGGGTGATGGAATGAAAGTCAATATATGGGAGGATAAAtggatttttgtttgtgtattttcaagaatataagaaCCCGGGACGATAAGAACTCGTATaatcctagttagtaattctgCGAATCATTACCGAAtagtaaatcatattttcatcatgcatatcctataatctctttttcttttcaacatgCTTAGTTCGTCTCTATCtctatcctgagagagatcatatCAGGATCCTATAATCTTTTTTGCTAATTTGTCTCCTTCTTTTTGCTGTCTGAGTTTCCTCTACCTCTTCCTAGTCTCTCAGTCTTAATTAACCTAGGACGTGCGGCAGAATGATATGTTTTGCATGCAACCTAGTTCtgtcttgatttgtcaaaattaattgtggCTTTCTATCCCTTCCCTGgtggtcttttcaaaaaaaaaaaaaaaaacacaaaaccaagCTTATGCGGGTCCCATGACTACTCTTGAAGTCGGATCCGGGTCGGACTTTCCAGACCCGGTACCAAATACTGATTCCCCACATTATCTGATAATAATATCTCTATTGCAAGAAGACTATCTTTATCTTCGCCTTTTTGGGGGGATTCTcttgaatccctaatttcaccttCTGTTCTAGTGAGTCCTGAAAGATTCTTATCTAGGAACACCTCTATTTatagataaaaccaaaataaaaatgtttGAAAGCATAGTAGAATTAATGGAACACAGAGAAACTCTGCTTTTAGAGATAAAATCccttcctctagctcttggatgtGGAAATCTATCTACAAAGGAATAATTTTAGTTGAACAAAACAGTATTTAGGAAATGGGTGATGGAATGAAAGTCAATATATGGGAGGATAAATGGATTTCTGTTTGTGtattttcaagaatataagaaCCCGGGACGATAAGAACTCGTataatccatcctcagttcatccgagtgagagactgatATAGAACAAGGATAGTCACACCTGACAGTTACAACTTTCAGAAAATATCTAATAGTTATTTTCAGTTTCTAGTTTCAGTTTCTTATCTTGTGTGTCTAATGTGTGTGTTAGCTTCCTATAACTACCTACTAGTATTTAATCTTAGGATCCTGATTTGTAAAACGTTATTGATGATTGTTATTTTAAAAGGAACTAGTTTTCTGTTTTTGTATTTTCAAGTGTTCTATTTGTTGTTCTTGTGGATTCAAAACACAAATATCTTGAGATTATACCTTGTGTGCAGGATTCAGAACAGTGTTTTGTGGATTCAAAACACACCTTGTGGATTCAAGGCTATTTCTTATCGTTATCGCTGCGTCAATTGGATTCATAGAAAGGTTTGATCCTTGTTTCATGGCTTCTaacaatgatggagatggtggcaaCCGCTCGACTGGAGATGTTCGGGAGAGTGCTGCGTCGTTAGGGCAGATTGCTAACACTCAAGCACAAATGATAAGGTTCGTAGATACGTataatccatcctcagttcatccgagtgagagactcgggtctaactcatgTAATATACGAAACCGGGATGATAAGAACTCATATAATCCATCCTCGGTTCTTCCGAACGAGAACCtcgtgtctaactctagtaatctttgaacccgagatgtcgaAATCCGATAGATTTCATATTCAGCTCATCGAAATGAGAACCTCTGTTTTAACTCTAGTAaactttgaacccgagatgttgaaatatgatatatttcatctctATTAATTCGAAATATGACAATATGAAATATGATCCATATCTAGACGTGGACTAAAATATACATGACATTTATTAATATACTTGGTCATAATGAAGGTTGTTAATACCCCGAAAACACGAATTGAGTTTAGCAAAGAAACACAATTTAGCAAAGAAACACAAACTTCATGATATGTATGAACAAAATAGGTTTACGTGAACCATTGGATTCTTAATCCGTATGAGACACAATAGATGGTTATTGTCCATCGATTTAGGGAGAAACCCTAAGTGTCGCGAATTTGCCCTAAAGATTCACAGTAATTACAACCGTTGCCACCAATATAAGCAAACCATAACCCTAATTATCACTTTTACCTGATGTATCCCCTCTCTCTTCATCAGTTCATTTGCAAACGAGAACCAGACCAGCCAAAATATCTCCTCCTCTCTTTGAACTCCACCATTACCAACCATTTAAGCCATATATCACAAAACCTCATTaaaattcattatgattattAACCTTCAACATCTCTCAATTGTGCAGCAGTTatgtttgattttacaaaatcaGCAGGTACAGTTAGGgtttttatcaatttttttttctcttcttgattTTTTACTGGTCGATTTCTTAATGGGGGTTTAACAATTATTTTTTCTGGTTGGTTTCCGGTAGATCGAACAACTTAAGTTGCAGTTCAGATCTTCTACAGGTAGATCTCAACATCTTTAGTCGCAGTTCATATCGGGTATACTTGATTTTATTCGATTTAGGTGATTTTTACCTTTTGTATAATACTGATGTTAGGTTTGGCTTGTTGattttaaccaattttttttgtttttggtatttttATGCAGATGCATGGAGTTAGGTTTTAATATGGGATTTATCGGTTTGTTTTTAGGTTAGTTACTTAAATTGAATGACTTGAACTTTAATTTGATATGAAAGTTATGTAttggtgtgattttttttttgttgttgattttgcaGGTTGAGAAcctaaagaaagaaaatgaaaaagaaaatgaatgtgaagatgaaTAGAGAACTAAGTTAGGAACATGGAAACACGCCCAACTGAAgctgagaagaaattgaaggactCCAATTTGAAGCTAGTGATTGTAAGGACTTCAACTGAAGCTGAGAAATTGATATGGAAGTTGTGGATTGGTGTttatgatatatattttttgtttgtttgttgtttttgagAAATTGATATGGAAGTTGTTACCTTATTGGAAGGAACTTTGTAACTACTAACTAGTGGCCAGTTTCCTGTTAGACCTGCATATGTATATACTTCCTTATTGGAAGTATATATACcttattgctatatatacttatTGTGTGATGATTGTTGAGTGCCCAGCATATAGTTACGCGTTGACCAATATATGAATTATAGAAAATATACTATGGTTTTTCTACTAACAAAGGGATATCTAAATATAATTTTGATGGGTGTTTGACCCCCTTTGAGATGGTAACATTTTGAACATTATGTATGCATTAGTTTTCTTAGAAAACTATGTTGAAGAAGTTGAATTATGGTAGATAAATACCTTTCTATATTTTCTGAAAATGTATGTTCGTCTGATTCGGGATGTATTTTGATAGTTTTGTTCTGGATCAAACCTAAGCTGATGGTTTTGTTTGTCTTCAGTTGTGCAGTATGAAGCTCGCTGAATACAAAGGGAGAGCAACAAAGTAGCAATGGAgaactgcgatattgttcgtaaaTTTATACTCGGAAGTACTATCCTGCTGCACTGCACTTGCACAACAACTTCAGTTACTACCAAGTAAACTGAACAGAAGATAAAAGGTATACTAAATTACCACTCATACACATTGCTCTAAATAAACTTTTTTTTACCATAATACTGCAAGAGAAAATGATTGATTTTACTACCACTCCATTTACATATTAGTCCCCTGTAGAGCAGAATACTTCTTCCGATtaatcaatctcctattaagtgcGTTATTCTCAGCTCTTATAGAATTAACACATTTGACCAGATCATTGTATGTATGGTGTAATAGATCTCCAAGAGGTGGCAACGGCGTAACTGGAAGACCCAACTCAGCTGTTTCCTTTCTTAATCTACGACCTTCTTCAATCGCGTCATACCATTCCTCACAGGACATAACTCCATTGGCAGAAGTATCCATATTTGTTAAAGACATACTTGAAGAACCCTCATCCGCTGGTTTTGGCAGGTTGTTGGTTTGTTGGTTGCTTTGACGTCTTCTTTTTGAAGgaattttagaaaaacatttttcCAAACATGATTTTCTCTCTGATCTAGAACCCATGTGATCGAAGTGGGTAGTTTAAATTGTAAGGAATCACTCCTAAGGGTTGGAtgtcatatatatatgtatgtatagaATTGTAGACTAAGAAAGCATCTTCCTACCTCACTCATATCTAAgttgtttgattttccttttgtttataattttttttctttgttatgtTAAATGACTCACCCATTTGCTTTGAAATTTGAATAAGCATTTACTTCCAAACTCCCACACCCCCACCTGCTTTGACTTAAAATAAACTACAGGCCGCCACAATAATTTGTCGCTTATTGGACCATTTTTATGCACAATTTTTAATAGTGATAGAGGTAACGGTTTGTCCCCTTATGGCATGGAGGTGCTGTGCatgtgatgaaaagaaattggTTTTCACTTTTCAGGTACAGATGAGAGGATTTGAAGGGAATGTTGTCAATGTGTGTAAACATTACCCAAGAATAGGACAAGCTTTAAATTtgcttttttcttcttccttatctcttttgtttttgaAATGTAACACAACCCGTAAGCTGCCAGCAGAAGACTAATTGGGAAACgtgaaaaaaagaaacaaaaaaaaaaactttttgactAATTGTAATTAGTCAAAAACAGCTTGCTTTTTTCTTTTCAGTTACACATGAGAGGTGAACATGAGAGGCGCCAGCTATATTTAGTTGGCATTAAATTCTACATGTTTGCCAACATAAGTATAAATGGACATCATTCAGATTCGTTTGTGCTTAATAATCTCTAGGGTAAAGAAAATCATTGTTATTAGGTACATTTGTTTACAAGTTTTTATCTCAAATCATCTGAAAACAATGGCAGGATCCTCTCAACAGTCTGACGTAACCTCACTTAATTCAACTGCCCGAACAAGAAATCAATATACTACCATATATGGAAGGAATGGTGTTGCGTCGGATGGTGTTGAGTTTGTTGACTCTAAAAAACCTATTGCTAAGCGTGTAGTAACTAATTTCTACACAACAAAAAACGTAGCCAATTCTGTAAGGAGTGGTTTGAGTTAGTAAAGGAGGATCGCCAGTTACGTGAAGAATGCAACAGGTTAAGGATCTTAGTCCCAGAGTCATGTATCATTCCTTATCATGGCAGCGgcgtatggatcaaggaagagaaTTTTGGACAGAGTTTGTTTCAAGATCTTTCCCTTGTTGAGCTAATGAATGGTGCAATGAAGAGCGATATTCGAAGGCACAAGAACGCAGAACTTGAAAAGAAAAGTGATGAAGAATGGTTTAAGATAATGTCTGattagtttattttatatttgAAGTCCTTTTTATTAGGTACGATGGAACTGTTTTTACTTCTAGGTTGTCCTAGTTAGTGCTATATAATTTTCGTTGTTTCAATAAGAAAAGTAAATGAACATTAGCACGTTTAAAAGAGTGCATCACCTAGCTACCAATCACTAAAACAACATGGTAGTAAATGATTTTTGATTCTTGTAATTAGTTCACATGAAACATGCCAGTAGAACTTACAATTAATAAACATAAGATAACTAAGGAATTCCTTTTCAAAGGGTAATTCCCAAATTCAATTACAAAAGACCTACTTTCCGAAATTTAAGGTTTAATATCAAGTCTGAGAAAAACTAATTTACCCTGAGGATGAAAATATGACTAAATCCACTCTACTAATGATGCCGCCTAAACTATTTCAAACAAACATAACAAGGTAAGCAATGTCAGCAACCAAAATCACTCCAGTTCTAAGACTTGGGACAACGTTTGTTGTTAGTATAATGCCCTGTCTGGTGACACCTTGAACAAGCTCTTTTCTTTCTAGGTTTTTCAATGGCAGCCCTTTTCCTCTTGATGCTCCGACGACCAACTTCCGGTGTAGTTTTTGGAGGAAGCACCACCCTTCTGCCACCTCCGCTGGGACATCCCAAGTTTCTGGGCTCAGCACACCATAGATTTTAGGTTCATACATAGATCTCCAAACCGATGTTTTATAATATTCCCCACAAAGGCCTTCTTCCTTTATCTTATATGTCTCACATACTGCAAGTACGTGGGGACACGGAAGATGCTGATAGTCAAACACTTTGCACGTGAAAGACCTTCGGTCAAGATAGACGGTGTGCTTCTCTTCATAGTCACCCTCGTCCACTTCATATTCGTCCCCATCGACATGGAAAGCCACAAACCTTTTTGCCACAGCCCACCGTTCTTTGATTATATCCCGTGCATGTTGACTCAAAGGATCTTGCCGATCACGAGCTAGTTGTCTACGTTCGCAGAACCATTCCATAAGGAACCTGCGAATGTAATCGAATAAATGACAGATTGGAAGACCTTTAACATCAGTTATTCTTGAATTGAAAGTTTCACAGGCGTTTGTAGTCATGAGAGTAAAACGACCTGTTCTAGCCTTCACTCTGGCCCACATTTCCGGTCCAAGATCCACTACAGATTTTAAAGCAGCGGGGCTCACTAAACCTAGGTCTCTCATAGCAAGTTCATACTCATCATTGCTAAACGCTTTTGCAGCTCTTGTAAATGCCACCGAAGCCGTAGCGTTGTGGTAGGTCTGTTTGATATTTTCTGCAAGGTCAAACATTACAGGATTGACCTATAAGTACAACATGaagcatgcatatatatatatgtctgaaATGTATCATACAACAGGGTGGACAACAAAACTTGTTTAGACTGTACATATATGCAATATGATGCTATTGATGCTACAAAACTTGTTCTGCCACCTCCGCTGGGACATTATATGGAATATGATGCTATTGTCATTGAATTCATAACTCTATCTAGATACGCACACATAAAGACCTACAGTCTGATAATTTATACTAAACACAAATCAAGGTTAACGTTGTATCCATTCAAATAACTAACATCAAATCTATTTAAACACAAAACTCGTGTGTTTATAGTATATAAAGTCTTGTTAAATACCTGAAAGATGGTGGATTCAGTATACTTTATTAGCACAAGGAAATGCCAACCTTATGGCTCTACCGATCGATGGGTGCCTGTCTGTTGCCACAACAACATGTTCATTCATAGCATACTTATCGCCAAGTACTCCGACTAACTTTCTCATAAACCATTCCCAAGATTCATTATTCTCTGAATCAACAACATCAAAAGCAATAGGATAGATCGACTCGTCGGGATCCATTCCAACGGCTGACAGTATAACTCCTTGGCGTGGCCCTGTAAGATGTGTACCATCAACCGCAAATGCGGGTCTGAAACAGTTTTTGAATCCTTCAATACATACTC
Proteins encoded in this window:
- the LOC113326191 gene encoding uncharacterized protein LOC113326191, which translates into the protein MKYNDICVGNTFKSKGELKLILGIDKVERNFEYKAFKSDSQRFIAKCKDKTCEWRLRAVPLDSCGWWKLTVANDVHTCESNKRTDPELTTKAAATGIAELFKHKFKELDAAFTPKQLVKDIKRDYGVVINYRQGYSACKRGIELIKGIPDESYQHLVGYSHMLGARNKGTVTEIVTDSDDSFLYYFFAFGVCIEGFKNCFRPAFAVDGTHLTGPRQGVILSAVGMDPDESIYPIAFDVVDSENNESWEWFMRKLVGVLGDKYAMNEHVVVATDRHPSIGRAIRLAFPCANKVNPVMFDLAENIKQTYHNATASVAFTRAAKAFSNDEYELAMRDLGLVSPAALKSVVDLGPEMWARVKARTGRFTLMTTNACETFNSRITDVKGLPICHLFDYIRRFLMEWFCERRQLARDRQDPLSQHARDIIKERWAVAKRFVAFHVDGDEYEVDEGDYEEKHTVYLDRRSFTCKVFDYQHLPCPHVLAVCETYKIKEEGLCGEYYKTSVWRSMYEPKIYGVLSPETWDVPAEVAEGWCFLQKLHRKLVVGASRGKGLPLKNLERKELVQGVTRQGIILTTNVVPSLRTGVILVADIAYLVMFV